Within Salvia splendens isolate huo1 chromosome 21, SspV2, whole genome shotgun sequence, the genomic segment aatattttagaccaattttatattaagtGAAAAATACTAATTTGGGTAAAATTGATAGTTTTAGAAACCAATATCCCTAAAACTCCTTAGggcacctgcaatggggcgcccgatggcacgccctatggcgtccatcgtcctcgggcgcggacgatgcccccattgtgggtgcctgTCATCGTCCGTCCCCTTCGTCCGCGGCCGATCCATAGGGCGCGCCATTGTGGGATCGGCGGATGATGACGCGGaagataggccatcgtccgcgccatcgggcgccccattgcgggatcggcggacgatggtcgcggacgatggcacgcgttttcgatttttgtataaatacccctaccccaccttcatttctaacgtttcatttcacgatttcactctcgaaactcaaatttttattattactacgaaatggattcaagttcCAAGAGTCCGGTGTTTGGGGAGGctcgttggccgggtacagaaccggATGAATATCGACCGTTCGATgacaacacgcagtacgatcccgaattcagcacggaatcgtacggtttggatgacatggagccgtctccaaaccgacccgTCGCCCCCTCCCGCCGCGCTGCCGCCGAGGCCGCCACCGCCGTCGCCCCTTCCGCCCCGCCAAAAAGAAGCTGGCTCGGCACCGCGCGcagaagttgccacctccgggaAATTGTGAAGAGTACTcacccggccgtacgaactaccagccggatgaatcCCTCatattggcgaggtgttgggtagacatatcggaggacccgatattcgcgaacaatcAGAGGCAGCAGGCGTACTGGGAGCACAtagccgagcgctacaatgcggcgaagccgccgagcgcgtacaagcggcAACGGGAGCAGCTAcgcaagcactgggaccagttgaagaagcaaatcaacctgttctcgtcggagtacgagaagtgcgcgagggcccaggggagcggcgagagcttgagcgacgtgcgctccaaagcgttgttgtcgtaccagtccctgtacggcgagttcaggcacgaggccatctgggcgctcttgagggacaagcagaagttacaaggcgggattctgcacaccggggcgtcaaagaggacgaagaacaccgaagctggtggttaTACGAGCGgtgaaagcggaactcgtccggtggacctcaaccggccgtacgaggacattgagagttccggcacaccgatgtcctctctgcgtcccataggcgtcaaggctgcgaaggccaaggggaaggcggtggcgacatcatcctcgaccgccgccgACCCATCGCGGATCGAGGTCCCGCTCCCGACCCCGCACCCGTCGACCGCCACGTACGAGAAGTTGGCAACAGcctcgatggcgaggacgttgttGTAGACGCACAAAAtgctcaagaagtgtacggaccccgccgaagccgaatatctccgagggttaatcgatgagctgcgccggaagttgggaattgaaGAGATTTTAGCCAACTCAAAAcgtgtaacttttgtttaataaatgcAATCTTCACCggtttttagttaatcgttgtgttttttaatttagttcgcattacattttttaaaacatttacattaattaacaaaacaataatataacatttaaattaataatatatagggcgcgccttagggcgccccattgcaggtgggggtaggaggataaaactgatgatgTGGTGCGCCATAGGGCGCCACATCGCTAATGGCCTTAGTCTTCAAGTTTTAAccaattaatttgttttttaattactCATGTAGTGAGTGTAGCTACCACATGCCATACTTTTCAAACATAAATAAACGACATGACTTTAAACCAAAACTTACCTCCTATTGCACACAAATGATACAGTGATTCAACTGAACAgcaagagaagaaaaaaaagaaacagaaaaagaaaaaggaaaaaggcatgATTAGAAAATCGAACATTAACTTAATCTCTCTCGAAATAAAAGTTTATCTAAATTATAAAGTGCAAGTGGAAGAGAAAAACACATCTCCACCAACACAAAGTCAGCAGCCATCATCTCTCTCTTCTCTAAGTTGCATAAACTGAGGAAGAGCATGCTATGCAACCTTCGAGGCACGTGCACAGACGAAGCAACTCCTCTTAACATCTTGAGATGGTCGGCTCCACACTCATCGCAAGCCCCTTGGAGAAGCACAAGAGCTGATTAATAACCATTAGGCCACATTTGGGACTGCTCCGGCTGTCCTTGTGGGGCACCAAGTGCACCATCTCTCGGGTTTTGTTGCTGGTCAAGCGAGGTCCCAGCCTGAGAATGGTAGAAGTTTGGGTACCCAGGGGTCCCATAGTTCTGTGACTGCTGCTGAGCTTGCCTGAAAACACCGGATTGCTGGCTTTGTCCCTGGTAATTGTAATACGCATTGGTTGGAACAGCTTGCACCGTTCTTGAGCCTTGCCCATGAAGCCACATCGCTTGGTTTTCATTCTGAGAGAAAGCAAGATGTTATTATTCAAGACTTCTATCAAGGCGCAAAGAAATTGGCTGGATGAATTTGAGAAGAAACAAACGAAAAAGTGTTACCTGCTGCTGTTGCTGCTGAAGCGCGAGCAGCTGACTCTCCTTGTATTGAGCCAATACTTCCTCGTAGTTTATAGTTGCACCAGATGGGGCGGCAGGAGGATTCATCTGATAATTACCGGGAACTGTTGTGGCATTCCCAAGACCAGAGTATCCAGAAGGAACAGAAGCAGATTGAGGCAAACTACTGACTGCAACGCTGCTTTTATATTGAGGGAGTAAAGCAGCCAGGGATTGATGGTACGTGCTGCTACCTGCAAATGGTTGCTGAAATGCAGAAGGCACGTATGTATAGCTCTGAGGCATGAAGGGGTAGCTTATCATGTTGGCAAACGGCCCAAGAGGTAGTGTTGGCTGAGAATATGGATGTACAGCAACGTGTTGCTGAGGGAGAGGAGGTCCAGAGGCGGCTACATTCGCTCCTGAATGAGACTGTGCAGTAGGCTGTGGTGATGAATTGGCAGTATTCAAAGCCTGAAGCACCCCCCATAAGCATAATCAGAGCTATCAGACCACAAGACATGGAAATATGGTACTATTATTCTATGACGAGAGCTAATTTTTTACAACTTGATTCAATTGGAGATTGTTTAATAAGAAAGGATTCCTATATTAATATCTCAAAGATTGAtggataaaaatgaaaaatcatcTACATATCGTGGGctgaaaaaatatttatatttagcCAAAGCTGATGAGAACATTAGATAAAATATaagcgaaaaaataatttatacagCACCAGGTAATTGTAGTTATATGATCAGTTGAGATGGGTACCTCAGACATAGAGATTGCTGAAGCACCTACAGAAGAAATAGAGTTCCCGTATTTTGCAGCCATAGAATGCGAGATAGGAAATTGTGAGTACTGAAGATCAGATTCTCTAGCAGAGTGAACATTTCCAGTCAACAATGAGCTTTGCAGTGAATTTGGGTATGACGGCTGCTATAATAATCAGAAAGTAAGAAATAAAGTAATGTCAAAAATCTTAACAATCGACACCCCCAAATACATCAACAAATACACTAGCCAATGATATCCAAATAAGATGGGAAGTAAAGCATCTATTAATTGCACCtaatcccccccccccccacttCTTCCCAACGTGGGTAACATGTATGTGTGCACGTTAGGGGAAGCGATTATGCCCACCCACGAATAATCTTCTGTAGTTTCCATTTCCAATCACATAGATTGATACCAATTTTTTGGACTAAAACAGATGAAAAGCTAATTCCGAGGTTGCTAAAATATTCCATTTCAAGAAAGAACAGATCATATATTCAACCGCTTTTTCCAGTATAATCTTCAAAATCAATAAGTTTCTTAATAGCTAATACTTAAGCAAGGGGATAAATATCTTACCATAACATTAGAAAATTGAGCAAGATTGTGCATCTGGGAACTTGTCTCATTAAAAGCAGCATTTAGTCTTCGATTGTCATCTAAGGCATAGCCAGGATTAACAGGCGGGAAAGGATATTGATTTCCATGAGCCACTTCGGTACTCTCAGGTTTCAACTCTTCTGGCTGTGAAGCAGAAGGTTCATCATATGCCCCTGCAATGACACCATCCTGACCATTGACATGGAACTTATCGGATGTATCCGTGAGAGAATCATCAATATAATATCCAGACTGTCTGCAGCAAAGAAACAAGAAATACTCAGAAGTTTGAAGAAGATAAGCAATAAAAGATCTGAAATCACTAATACCCATACCTGGTATCTGCATCTGCAGCTAATGCAGTATCAGCCTCATTATGTCCCTCATCCAAATTACTTTTTACAGGTACAGATGCCAAACCTCCAGAAGGATATGAAGCCTTCATGCTACTAAAACTACCAAAGCTCAAGTGTGAACAGTCAGCAGCTTCAACTTGCAAATGATCAGGAATTACAACCAAAGGAGCATTTTCTTCAGATGGAAACCCTGCATCATCCTTCTCTACACTTA encodes:
- the LOC121783546 gene encoding uncharacterized protein LOC121783546 isoform X2, which encodes MSTSRGSAAGNGGGSQLIPAVARKVVLSLKEVVNCPDAEIYAALKDCNMDPNEAVNRLIIQDPFREVKSKREKKKEGKDNHDSRPHGANSSARRSRNSADRRGASSAYCASATYNASESKPTYKKENEPASYKSNISSAAGVLVNNRSQLPSGLSDGSATETKGSLLGAADGKQSVAKTASGYQSAWGGVPGQVSMADIVRMGKPHNKASHQHIQDVPATEPFPHLRSTPDHASKAHSSEVSTVQLAPSTYEWPVEKPEWPVEKPAPTNVIPVPEYTVDAELYPEASGVSDGISQHYEEEEVQASEDDDNGKTGGNDLSSVPVPNRKAPENHLRGSSLFENELYQNMASYQSEAPDYERHEGEEVGASVASVTENFQQVSVEKDDAGFPSEENAPLVVIPDHLQVEAADCSHLSFGSFSSMKASYPSGGLASVPVKSNLDEGHNEADTALAADADTRQSGYYIDDSLTDTSDKFHVNGQDGVIAGAYDEPSASQPEELKPESTEVAHGNQYPFPPVNPGYALDDNRRLNAAFNETSSQMHNLAQFSNVMPSYPNSLQSSLLTGNVHSARESDLQYSQFPISHSMAAKYGNSISSVGASAISMSEALNTANSSPQPTAQSHSGANVAASGPPLPQQHVAVHPYSQPTLPLGPFANMISYPFMPQSYTYVPSAFQQPFAGSSTYHQSLAALLPQYKSSVAVSSLPQSASVPSGYSGLGNATTVPGNYQMNPPAAPSGATINYEEVLAQYKESQLLALQQQQQQNENQAMWLHGQGSRTVQAVPTNAYYNYQGQSQQSGVFRQAQQQSQNYGTPGYPNFYHSQAGTSLDQQQNPRDGALGAPQGQPEQSQMWPNGY
- the LOC121783546 gene encoding uncharacterized protein LOC121783546 isoform X1, which encodes MSTSRGSAAGNGGGSQLIPAVARKVVLSLKEVVNCPDAEIYAALKDCNMDPNEAVNRLIIQDPFREVKSKREKKKEGKDNHDSRPHGANSSARRSRNSADRRGASSAYCASATYNASESKPTYKKENEPASYKSNISSAAGVLVNNRSQLPSGLSDGSATETKGSLLGAADGKQSVAKTASGYQSAWGGVPGQVSMADIVRMGKPHNKASHQHIQDVPATEPFPHLRSTPDHASKAHSSEVSTVQLAPSTYEWPVEKPEWPVEKPAPTNVIPVPEYTVDAELYPEASGVSDGISQHYEEEEVQASEDDDNGKTGGNDLSSVPVPNRKAPENHLRGSSLFENELYQNMASYQSEAPDYERHEGEEVGASVASVTENFQQVSVEKDDAGFPSEENAPLVVIPDHLQVEAADCSHLSFGSFSSMKASYPSGGLASVPVKSNLDEGHNEADTALAADADTRQSGYYIDDSLTDTSDKFHVNGQDGVIAGAYDEPSASQPEELKPESTEVAHGNQYPFPPVNPGYALDDNRRLNAAFNETSSQMHNLAQFSNVMQPSYPNSLQSSLLTGNVHSARESDLQYSQFPISHSMAAKYGNSISSVGASAISMSEALNTANSSPQPTAQSHSGANVAASGPPLPQQHVAVHPYSQPTLPLGPFANMISYPFMPQSYTYVPSAFQQPFAGSSTYHQSLAALLPQYKSSVAVSSLPQSASVPSGYSGLGNATTVPGNYQMNPPAAPSGATINYEEVLAQYKESQLLALQQQQQQNENQAMWLHGQGSRTVQAVPTNAYYNYQGQSQQSGVFRQAQQQSQNYGTPGYPNFYHSQAGTSLDQQQNPRDGALGAPQGQPEQSQMWPNGY